A genomic segment from Odontesthes bonariensis isolate fOdoBon6 chromosome 8, fOdoBon6.hap1, whole genome shotgun sequence encodes:
- the nfyba gene encoding nuclear transcription factor Y, beta a yields MDGDSSTTDASQLGITGEYMAPSHYVLQPQDDDGEESMNDHDDGGVKENYREQDIYLPIANVARIMKNAVPQTGKIAKDAKECVQECVSEFISFITSEASERCHQEKRKTINGEDILFAMSTLGFDMYVDPLKLYLQKFREAMKGEKGIPGVGVGESLSEDLTEESFTNPLPAGIITADGQQQNVMVYTTSYQQIPTVQQIQFS; encoded by the exons ATGGACGGAGACAGCTCAACTACCGACGCCTCTCAGCTGGGCATCACTGGAGAATACATGGCTCCTAGTCATTATGTTCTCCAACCACAAGATG ATGATGGAGAGGAGAGTATGAATGACCATGACGACGGCGGTGTCAAAGAGAATTATAGGGAGCAGGACATCTATCTTCCCATTGCCAATGTGGCGCGCATCATGAAGAACGCTGTTCCTCAGACTGGAAAG ATTGCAAAAGATGCCAAAGAGTGTGTGCAAGAGTGTGTGAGCGAGTTCATCAGTTTCATCACCTCTGAGGCCAGTGAGCGCTGCCATCAGGAGAAGAGGAAGACCATCAACGGGGAGGACATCCTGTTTGCCATGTCCACGCTGGGCTTCGACATGTATGTGGACCCGCTAAAGCTGTACTTGCAGAAGTTTAGAGAG GCAATGAAAGGAGAGAAGGGTATTCCTGGGGTGGGAGTGGGAGAAAGCCTGAGTGAGGACCTCACAGAGGAAAGCTTCA CAAATCCACTTCCCGCTGGGATTATCACAGCAGATGGTCAACAGCAAAACGTCATGGTGTACACCACCTCATATCAACAG ATTCCCACTGTACAGCAGATCCAATTTTCATGA